Within the Arachis duranensis cultivar V14167 chromosome 10, aradu.V14167.gnm2.J7QH, whole genome shotgun sequence genome, the region TATATCACTGCAGGGATGAATTTCGTGGAATGATAGagtgaaaaatagaatattagGATTGGAGATATTTTGCATTAAAGCAAACATTTTATTGAATTAGACTGAGCAACTCTTTGAAAGAGATTTCTTTTTGTTCGTATTTTGATggatatattattttgttttgcgtatatttcaattttgtttttgctACAAGTTTAGattctaattttgaaaattttcattcttaaaataataaaaaatataaaaaattaaaaaaataattaaatagtattttaaaCCAATTATgtgtgttttttattatttgtccaaattttttttaatttctcttaaaTTAGCGACGATTTTAAACTGCCTCTGTTTGGGTTCAAAGATTCCAAAATCTGTTACATCTAGCGGCGGTTTGCAACCGCCGGTAACTGTAACCAAAACTATAGTGTCATTTAGCGGCGGTTTCAAACCGTCGCTAAACGTGCGAGAATTTGGACATATCATAACAAATTGCGACGGTTTGGAAATCACTAGTAAATTTGAAGCAAATCATGACAGTCTCATTTGGCAGCGGTTTTCTATTGGTGTGTCgcaaaattttgatttagcgAGCATTCATGTTCATGGCGGTTCGGTTAACCGCTGGCATttgattttgcggcggtttaaaACTGCTGCTAATTCACACCTCTCTTGTAGTGATTTAACTCTTAATATTTACTAGAATAAATCAATGACGGAGTGAGTTAATTACTTGACCAATCTAAATTAGtttataaaaactttttttttatttaaactatgtaccataaatatgtatttttttcttttgctgtgtactaatttttttcatttttaaaaatctaaatacaAAAATCAAACTCTAAAACCttgtaattataaaaattaaatttcaatattatttataaaattattataacatGTACCTTTACAAAATATGTTTGTTTGGAATCTTTATTAAGTGTGAACACAGATTAATGGTAATTGTGACGTGTTACTACCCTTATACATACGCACATGGTCATTATCAAGAGTGGTATGTGGCATGAAAAGAGTGAGCAACGAAAGCAAAGTGAGCAATGTAGTTAATCACACGTATGTATTATGTGTCTACCACTACTTACTTAccctttaatttcttgcccAAAATCCGTGAATGTCATCTGCCTTTTGAGCGCAATGTTTGGGGtttggaaaatgaagaaaatataaataaagtaaaCCACTGAAAATCTAcccaaattattttattgttaataaaaatattatgaatttttGTGTAAAAAATGAAACTCTAATAAATGAGCGCAGCCACATTATATTTCTTTGTTAACGGAGCAAGTTTTTATTTgtaactaaatatttttattgataataaaatctgataatattttttattagcatTAAAATAATTCAACTACATTTTTAGTAGTTTACCTATAAATAATGTCAATTGCCAAATGCCAAGACTGATAACTTAATAACCGGTTAGATACTTCACCGCCCTTTATTCATAGCTATGAGGTATTTAAATCTAAAccgatttaaattaaattactcattcaatttaattcaaattaaaaaccGATTAAAACTGCACTTATttggatttgatttaattttattttttgcaaaccGTTATATTGAATCGAATTTTAAATCTATTTTTCATAaccgatccaatccaatccaaatcgcacaatgtgctataatattattatatttataattatatttataatatgttcaatttgttatacatttttctattatttatctattattattatttaataaatattttatgttcaaaatattatttatttatttattttaactaacctataattttatttctattgttatgttatcgttggctttttaaaatattgttaagacttgttatgtcattgttggttatttaaaatttgatattgaaacttgttatatgtatttatttatttttatttaaaaaactgCAAATCCAAACCGATCTAAACCACTTGTAATCGAATCGGAttggattttcaaaaaaatccatccaatccaaaccgcactACACATAAATTAAACATTCGAATcggatgatttttttttaaaattgaaccaaaccgcaccgcaaacaccctaacccatatccattAGCCACTATTTCATCCAACTTAGCAATATTTCCTTTTCAAGTTTATAGGTTATAGATATGATTATTTATATNatttttattttaaaaaattaataaaaaattttaatataaaataattactaaaaatataattatttatgtggttttttttattattttaattttttgaaataactgATTTTATGGTAAGTTTAATAACTTATGTATTAAATACTTGTCTGGTTTCATATTTAGCCTGATCATTTTGATTGATAgtaaaaattaactaacaaaTTTAAACACAAAATCATGTAATTTCGCATGCCGAATTCGAAACTCTTTTATCAGAAAATTGTTGTTATTTCCTTCTCAATCATCACATGCATTTGATCAAGCTAAGTACCTTGATCAATTATCCAGCACAATCAAAACTTATTACCACCGGACTACTTTTCGTATATATATTTCTCATAActgtaaatgaataaattatcAGATCATAAAAAGAATTATGGTTTGCGCAGCGGTATCAAATACTTGCAATTTTGTTAAGGAATCAACTAGTTAGAGTGATTTCTTATTAATGTTACTTTTTAGGAGGGATTTAGCTATTATAAAAATCATAGTTGTCATAATCGGACAAGTTAGATTAACAAATTATTGAATTAGTTAATTcgattataattaaataattatatcacaGATTAAACTGGTTGATTTAATTtgatcataattaaataattacacaaatttttttattttcataataaatatttttttaattctattttatatttaattaactattatttttaaattttaataacttatcaattagtttatatttattaaaaaaataaaaattataattataaaaataaaaaatatactgtaattaatatttgtttagtttgtaaatataatttaatttattcacgtaatatttttaataaaaaaatcatcgattgcaaataaataataacttagTCAATTTGATTGGAATATTTTCTTTAGTtaattttcatcaatttttattaaatttgattaaatttgatcaaattaattatttaatatttaaatgatgattcaatttgtttttttattcgAGTTTCGACCGATCAAACCGAACCGAATTAGATAACTACGATAAAAGTCATGTAGAGAAGTTGGCGAGatcttatatattataattaataattaattaatcaatagATGAAAGAATAAACAAATGGTGTGGGGCCATGTATGCGATTGATCCTTAATGcttcatcaatcatcatcatcaaattcatcatcaAGCTTCGACGATCCCCCAATGATTTGATGTCATTGGTTTCGCACTTCCAATTTGAAAAGTatatataagataagataaataaaaataataataataataataatataataaaggcTTAATGAATGAAAACCCCCACATAAAAACTCTTCACTCTTCGTCTCTTCCATCACCTAGAAATTGAATCATACATTGGTAGTtctagaaaggaaaaaaaaaatacaggtAACGACTGCAGAACTACCAACCTTCCTTTGTGTATTTCTACGCTTTTCACACACGTGTCAAGATCGTAACACGTGATACGTGTCAATTAAGCAAGCAAAAACTAGTTCACATCACACCCGcagcataataataataataataatatattttaaaaagtttctTTTGAAGGTCTACTGAgatgagaattttttttaaaaattaattattctattaatttttataattttattaaatttataattaaatttttaaaaaattaatattcgatttaatagaatatttttttataaattaaaaatatttataattaaaaatttaattaaatatttgattatatatttttaagaaaaatattttattaattttaatattttttatatacaaatttaattaaaaaatataagtataaatttaataaaattataaaaatgacaGACcgattaaactaaaaataaaaagtgtatAATGACTAGTGAGATCGAGGAAGAAGGAGTGAGTGATGGCGGCAGGCGTGAATTAATGGGCTCACACATACATTACCAAACTTTAGCACAGTCTTACCCAATTGGGCACTGTCCCATTCTCTAATTTCTCTTACTTTCATGTGCACTTTTTCTTTGCATAGTTTTTCTAAGGACAAGTTTACTAAGTAGTTCAGCATGTAGGTAAAATTAGCGGAAGATTATGATGTGTTTTAAGAATGagaaattaataactaaaattactgacacgaaataataataataattaacacaacaaacttttttatattgtaaataaataatcaaatttgtcaaattatctaataatttttagttattaattttacacAAAGTTggtctaataataaaaattagttatgattagtattattctaaattttattgttaaatttgattaggcttagttcataaaaaaatttaaatatgtaacATTATTCTAATTACATATActtacatattaataaaaaaatattcatgcataaattattatatttttcacatttttacGACTTTATCAAAATAAACACGATACTTGAAGTTTTTTTCCTGCTACATTCTTGTTTTGTTGCTTTTGTGTTACTGGTTTTTGTATTTTGATATTAATACTTTAAAATGTTCTATAAATATTCGTTATTTgttgagaaaaataataataactgccTAAcagacttaaaaaaaatatcattaaagatagtacaataaaaaaaagtagaagCGAATAAAATATTCTAAACTAAACTTATATAGACCACTTAACTAGTAAATTATGAACTCAACTACTGGTTATCTTTCTTGTTAGTGTTTTAGAATCTGTCTTATACATATAcacataaaaacaaaattaaaaaattttaaaaaattcccaaaaaataaaaatctaagcTAATAAGCAAGTTCCACAACCCCTGCCATTCACATTCACATTCACACCCTATATATGACATATCCCATTTCACAACCGCCACACACTTTCCTTCATTTCAACCAAACTCTTCTTCGCTCTTTCCTTCCTTCTTTTCATCGTTATTTCTCTCTCTGCGTTAAAAAAGAAAGGTAAAGCCAAAACGGAACCGCATTCTTCAAAGCAAAAGTGCCTGCCATGATGCAACAACATgaaccttcttcttcttcttcttctttttctttacacGTGTCACCATCTCCCAGCTTCAGCAGCTACTCCTCCGAAACTCTCGCCGATATCGCCGCCCGCGTCATCAACGAGCTCCGCCAAAACCCTCACCAAAACGACGCCGCTTCCGTCCTCGAAGACGACGACGAGTCGCTCTTCCCGCCCTGGGAAAATGAAAACGACAACCACCGCCACCAAAACGACGACAAAGCCAACCAAAACGACGACGATGACTTCGAGTTCACGTTCGTTTCAAGAGAACAAAACACTTCGCCAATTTCCGCAGATGACATTTTCTACAACGGTCAGATCAGGCCTCTGTACATGTACCCTCTCTTCGGCGCTCCTTTAAGAAACGACATCAACAACGCCGTCGTTTCTTCGGTTTATTCTCAACAAGAGGCTCCCGTTCCCGTTAATTACGACGATGCTTCCACAACGATTCAGCGTCGTTTACCTCTAAGGATGCTGATGTTCGAGGAATCGTGTTCGTCTGAAAACGACAGCGTCGTGGACGACGATAACAGTCTCGAAAGAGTTCCAGAAGGAACGTACTGCGTTTGGAATCCAAATAACGCGAAAGTAGCTGCGAGGGACAGGAATAACAAGAAGAGCAACTCCACTGGCACCTCTTCTTCGAAGCGGTGGAAGATTCGAGAACTTCTTCTTAGGAGCCACAGCGATGGAAAGGGTAACAAGAATAGGGGTAGTACCAGTGGTAACGGTAACGGTGACGGTGGTAGTGGTAGTGATCTTGATAAGAAGCGTGATTTTGTGTTTGGAGTTACGAGCAAGAGGACAAGCAAGGTTGCGGCAGCGAAGGCGGGATCTGGTGACGGTTACGGCGGCGCGTCGGTGGAGCGTGATGGAAAGAGCGGTAGGAAGTCGGTGTTTCCGTATAGGCAGGAGTTGATTGGAATTTTCGCAAATGTCAATGGGGTTGGTCGTAATTTGCACCCCTTTTAATATCAATTTTAATGATATTTAACTATTTagagtattattttatttttttattttatgaatttggttatcaaattatgtaatattttttgtttgttttttcccCTACTTTTTGCTGAGGGTCTCACCATGTTAATACgattttttttggtaatttaaTGACATAGTATACTGCTAATAACTAATATTTAATAAGAATATGAGATAGATTTAGATTTAACgtataattctttttaatatttgcatatattatataatttataatattgtaattttaattgtattttaggTAACAAGTATGTTGTGACAAGCATGAAAGAAatgttttgtgaattgtgacTTACTTgagattatataatttat harbors:
- the LOC107471102 gene encoding uncharacterized protein LOC107471102, which encodes MMQQHEPSSSSSSFSLHVSPSPSFSSYSSETLADIAARVINELRQNPHQNDAASVLEDDDESLFPPWENENDNHRHQNDDKANQNDDDDFEFTFVSREQNTSPISADDIFYNGQIRPLYMYPLFGAPLRNDINNAVVSSVYSQQEAPVPVNYDDASTTIQRRLPLRMLMFEESCSSENDSVVDDDNSLERVPEGTYCVWNPNNAKVAARDRNNKKSNSTGTSSSKRWKIRELLLRSHSDGKGNKNRGSTSGNGNGDGGSGSDLDKKRDFVFGVTSKRTSKVAAAKAGSGDGYGGASVERDGKSGRKSVFPYRQELIGIFANVNGVGRNLHPF